The region TTCCGACCGGTCAACAAAAAATTTGGCATACAAACAtgaaacataaatacataaaaaacatatcaaaagtTAATTGATCTATTCAATAACAAGAAAgtcaaattaattcaaaaaaacttcattattatACACAAGTACATGAATAACAACTAATTTTTCCTAACCAATGGAGTACTTCAAGCACTGGAACCTTTGAGAGGTTTCAAATAGTTTTTCTGAGATGCCAACTTTTGAAACCTTTGCATaattgtttcttcatcaatgctaatgaatatttttttctcaatgtaacACACCAAACAATCGACGAGTAGTTCATCCGCAAGTCGGTTGCGCAAAATCGGTCTTCACAACATTCATTCTCTGAAAAACATCTCTCAACGAGTGTAGTGAAACCCGGTAACACCAATGCTAGCTCAATGAGTCGATACaccaaaaggaaaaacaaatatgatatttatgcTTCACCATCTTTATTGCAAGAGCTCCAACATCAACAAGATTATAGAAATCTGGATCCCCTCTTACAGAGATCAATGTAGAGTTCAAGTTGGTAGTGAAGCTCGAGCAAGCTCAGTAGATGAGAAATCCTCGAGTATAATCTAGCAAGATGGAGTATTTCATGATGATCAAAAGCGAGCAAAGTTGTTGGAAGGATCAAGACTCAATACACCCTTAAGCAAATTAGTGTTTGCCTCATTGAAACGATTGTTCAATTCTTCAAACGAACCTCATCAATTACCTACCATATTTAAAAAGACAATTCATTTCAAgtataaaaaccaataacatacatatttatcaattataagaaaatgaaaaatagaatgaaatacTCGTTGCAAAAGATTTCCACACGGAAATGATGAATATAAGTCATTGGTTCTCCATCAACAAGTGTATACTGACGTTTTCGATAATTTCGTCCATGCTTGGTACTTTAATTTTATGCTTTAGATGCAATTCAGGTGGTttccttcaacaaatttttCCCAACCATTTTCTCTATATGCATGTAACTTGCATTTCAATGCTTCAACCATACGACAAAGAAGTGGCTATGTTTTTGATCTTTGGCTTGTAGAATCTTTGATAAAGGATCCGTCACTCCTAAAAATATACAACATTAACTTTCCTGAAAATACAAACTCAAAAAGAACCCATTTTATCCAACAAACCCCTAGCGATTGCCTcgatttttttccttatctcACCATCTTGTTGTATTGCAAAAAGCACCTCTTCCAATGAATCCCACATATCAAATAGCCGGAGTAATGTTTTATAGTGAGAACCCCAACGAGTAGCACTCGGTCGAGCTAAGcttatttcttgatttttgaCCCGCCCTTTTTGAAATCTCACCACTTTGTAGTTTTTGCACAACTTTATCATGGTGTGCTTGTCGAAGAGCATCATGCCTTTTACATGAACTTCCAACCATATTCACAATCATAGAAACGTAATCAAAGAATTGACTCACATCATGATTTTTCCTCTCGCAGCAGATACAACAACTAACTGGAGTTggtgagcaaaacaatgaatataaTGCGCATGCTTGTTTCCATTTAGAATGAGTGCTTTCAATCCATTAAGCTCTCCACGCATATTAGAAGCTCCATCATAACCTTGACCTCTAAGTCTTGATAGGTGACAACCCATTTATCGCAAAAGAATTCATCAACGACGATTCTTTAAACACTGAGCAGAAGTCTAGATTACATGAACCACTCCAACAAAGCGTTCAACAATTTCTCCTACATCATTGACAAATCTCAAAACCACAACCATTTGCTCTTTCATAGAACTATCTCGGGCCTCATCaagcaaaagagaaaagaacTTGTCTCCGATCTCATTCAAAATGACTTTTCTAGTTTCCTTTCCACAAGCTTCAATAATATGCCTTTGAATGGTAGATGAAGTCAATTGATTGTTTTTAGGAGCATTTGATAGCATCACTTTGTTTGCTTCTTCATTATACTTACAAAACCAATTTAAAAGTTCAAGAAAATGGCCTCGGTGCATTGATTTTGGTGACTCATCGTGTCCTCAAAAAGCCAATCCTTCACCCAAAAGATATCGAGCTACTCTTACAACTGTTGTCAACCGAACACGATACTCATCTTCATTAGCAACATtctttgaagaaaaaacaaaatcaatattcTCCCTTTGGTTTTGATATTGCTCAACCTTAATTCTTGCAAATGTGTGTGGGCTTTCCGGACCTCCTTCATGAGCAATAAAATTTTGCATGCCATTTTTCCAATTACTATACCCAACTTCCGTAAAAGCATTGCCGCCACCTTTATTGCTATTATTGCCTTTATTGGGAAACAAGTagcaatataaacaaaatgcTTTATCTTTGGAAACGCTATACTCTAGCCAAGCAAATCTTTTAAACCAATTAGGGAGAAACctccttttatttgtttgaggaAATTGATGCCCAACTGGTTGACAAGGCCCTTTAGCTAAGTATCTCCTTCTCAATGTATCCCTCATCTCTAATGGAAAGCTATTAATTGGATTTCTCAAGCCCGGATCACTAACTATATCATTATCGGAAACTTCTACCTCTACACGAGGTCTTTTTCCACTAGCTTGGTCAATAGGAGTTTCATTATTCGTTGTTGATGGTTCGGGAGTTGATGAAGGACTCGGGTTTATTGGCATGAaatactttttcatttttgaaattcctattaataacaataacaatttacaatcaatgcatttaaataaacaaatcaaacatgCAAACAAATGTAAAGCCTCCAAGAATCTAATGGTGAAGTCAATTGACAAAATATCACATGAAAAACTAgaagtcaaaaaataaaaaactacatATTTGGTGAtggaattctaaaaaaaaaacgatTAAACAAACACTTACCAATATGGCCAATCTTTCTATGTGCAAAGCCAAATCTTGATATCAAATCCAAGAGATGAGATTTTTctgaaaaacaaacataatgagTCAATGCCAAATCTCTAAATTGTTGCCTTTCATTCTAATAATGCATGAGTACAAAATATAAGGAGACAAGTTACTACAATTACAAAGTGGTAATAGGCTAATAACCTAATAGGCTAATAATTCACATGTGATATGACTGACCCTATGAGGCATTTCTACAAACATGTGCTATGCCAGCACCAATTAATGATTAGTCTTATATAACTGACTCTATGAGGCATTTCTACAAACATGTAATGTGCAGCCTACCACTCGTGACTCTACATGACTGTCAGCTGTGATTGAAGCAGAAGTGAATTTGcagatgaattgatgaagagaaGCTGAGTTGCAGTTACTGCTGTTGTCTTGGTGTCTTTAGTTTTGAGTAGAAGGGTAATAGGTGTTTTCAGGTGTTTGAATGGTCGTTTTGTTCGTTGAGTTGTGACCGAGAATCAATCAAGGGCATGATGAATTTGATCAAGTGGAATGGCATTAGTTCGAGGCGACTCTCgaaaagagaatgaagagaagcaTGGATGGTCGAGATTAAATCATCATGGATGGATAGCTTTAGTTCGAGGCAAGGCAAGTGGATGGTCGTTTTTGTTCGTTGAGTTGTGACCGAGAATCAATCAAGGGCGTGATGAATTTGATCAAGTGGAATGGCATTAGTTGAGGCGATCtgaaaagagaatgaagagaagcaTGGATGGTGAGATTAAATCATCATGGATGGATAGCTTTTAGTTCGAGGCAAAGGCAAGTGGATGGTCGTTTTGTTCGTTGAGTTGTGACCGAGAATCAATCAAGGGCTGTGATGAATTTGATCAAGTAGAATGGCATTAGTTTGAGGCAGCTACtgaaaagagaatgaagagaagcaTGGATGGCTGAGATTAAATCATGAAGTCTAGATGCACAACTCAATCCTCAGGGTTTTTCCGGTGGAGGGTGTGGCGGATGTCCCTCCTCGCCACACCCCGGCACCGCC is a window of Dioscorea cayenensis subsp. rotundata cultivar TDr96_F1 chromosome 5, TDr96_F1_v2_PseudoChromosome.rev07_lg8_w22 25.fasta, whole genome shotgun sequence DNA encoding:
- the LOC120261491 gene encoding zinc finger MYM-type protein 5-like; the encoded protein is MEKSGGRARREKSHLLDLISRFGFAHRKIGHIGISKMKKYFMPINPSPSSTPEPSTTNNETPIDQASGKRPRVEVEVSDNDIVSDPGLRNPINSFPLEMRDTLRRRYLAKGPCQPVGHQFPQTNKRRFLPNWFKRFAWLEYSVSKDKAFCLYCYLFPNKGNNSNKGGGNAFTEVGYSNWKNGMQNFIAHEGGPESPHTFARIKVEQYQNQRENIDFVFSSKNVANEDEYRVRLTTVVRVARYLLGEGLAF